The proteins below are encoded in one region of uncultured Eubacteriales bacterium:
- a CDS encoding Type II secretion system protein E — MGLLERMDKNRVQPKQDAPTAPTDEYKDLRETVHREVVDLINRRVAKDGQNTGPDEIRPMLDSALEVYGPAVPRPEKNRIARELYDEICGFGPLEPLLADSAVSEIMVNGHRQVYVERAGRLSLSSVTFRDEEHVRSIIDRIVSPLGRHIDEANPMVDARLPDGSRVNAIIPPLSLKGAVITIRKFSKSPLKIQDLITFGSLSVQMASFLEACVKGRLNIVVSGGTGSGKTTLLNVLSAFIPEDERIVTIEDAAELQLCQAHVLTLESRPPNLEGKGAVTIRDLVRNALRMRPDRIIVGEVRGGETLDMLQAMNTGHDGSLTTAHANTPRDLLSRLETMVLMAGMELPIRAIREQVSSAVDLVVQQSRMRDGSRKVTSVCEVLGMEGDIITTQDIFTFEHGMKGGRFRATGIRPKCIEKLRDNGIIVSEEWFSN; from the coding sequence ATGGGTCTGCTGGAACGCATGGATAAAAACCGCGTCCAGCCTAAACAGGACGCCCCCACGGCGCCTACCGACGAATATAAGGACCTGCGTGAGACCGTTCACCGCGAGGTGGTAGATCTCATTAACCGCCGGGTGGCAAAGGACGGGCAGAACACGGGCCCGGACGAGATCCGCCCCATGCTGGACTCGGCCCTGGAGGTGTACGGCCCGGCGGTACCACGCCCGGAGAAGAACCGCATCGCCCGGGAGCTCTATGACGAAATCTGCGGTTTCGGCCCTTTGGAACCCCTGCTGGCCGACAGCGCGGTCAGTGAGATCATGGTAAACGGCCACCGGCAGGTCTATGTAGAGCGCGCCGGCCGCCTCTCCCTCTCCAGCGTGACTTTCCGGGATGAGGAGCACGTCCGAAGCATTATTGACCGCATCGTCTCCCCGCTGGGCCGCCACATCGATGAGGCAAACCCAATGGTGGACGCCCGCCTGCCCGACGGCTCCCGCGTCAACGCCATTATCCCTCCCCTGTCTCTCAAAGGGGCGGTAATCACCATCCGAAAGTTTTCCAAGAGCCCTTTGAAGATACAGGATCTCATCACCTTTGGCTCCCTGTCCGTGCAGATGGCCTCCTTCCTGGAGGCCTGCGTCAAGGGGCGGCTGAACATCGTGGTATCGGGCGGCACGGGCAGCGGCAAAACCACCCTGCTCAACGTGCTCTCTGCCTTTATCCCCGAGGACGAGCGTATTGTCACCATCGAGGACGCGGCAGAGCTGCAGCTCTGTCAGGCCCACGTTCTCACCCTGGAGAGCCGTCCTCCCAACCTGGAGGGCAAGGGGGCAGTTACCATCCGCGACCTGGTGCGCAACGCTCTGCGTATGCGCCCCGACCGCATCATCGTGGGTGAGGTGCGCGGCGGCGAGACCCTGGATATGCTCCAGGCTATGAACACCGGCCATGACGGTTCTCTCACCACCGCCCACGCCAACACGCCCCGGGACCTTCTCTCCCGTCTGGAGACTATGGTGCTCATGGCAGGTATGGAGCTGCCCATCCGGGCAATCCGGGAACAGGTCTCCTCCGCCGTCGACCTGGTGGTGCAGCAGTCCCGTATGCGGGACGGCTCACGTAAAGTCACTTCCGTCTGTGAGGTATTGGGTATGGAAGGAGACATCATTACCACCCAGGACATCTTCACCTTTGAGCACGGGATGAAGGGCGGGCGTTTCCGTGCCACCGGGATTCGGCCCAAATGCATTGAAAAGCTCCGGGACAACGGAATAATCGTGTCGGAGGAGTGGTTCTCTAACTAA
- a CDS encoding putative Response regulator receiver protein (Evidence 3 : Function proposed based on presence of conserved amino acid motif, structural feature or limited homology), whose amino-acid sequence MSNFRLVILADTAQQRTALSAAAQGDIEVVESLSPTADTLARLAALSPDAVVLWYDGSERELALCERIYVSKACLSLVLVADEPDAALLSRALSCGVSRVLSPAEAEGELAKVVSHVVSRERSRLAGVEDTGARASRVISVFGTKGGTGKTMLSVNLAVALARLGQRVALVDLDLQFGDVGILLDIAKSDSIADVAEESAFDYSALKSYLFTHRSGLMGLCAPPSPEYAEVVTPEHVKKTVRSLRPNFDFVLLDMPPSFHDNSIAGLEESGEIYFLLNPDISTLHNARVSLGVLDSLGLSDRVKLVLNKNGGSSIKSNDIGRILERPLELIIPNDQVCALRAVNSGVPLVLDSRRNQMGKIITAYASKLLAGENIAKKGRR is encoded by the coding sequence ATGAGCAATTTTCGCCTAGTCATTCTGGCCGATACGGCCCAGCAGCGTACCGCCCTCTCCGCAGCGGCCCAAGGAGATATCGAGGTGGTGGAGAGCCTCTCCCCCACCGCCGACACGCTCGCCCGTCTCGCCGCCCTCTCGCCCGACGCCGTGGTTCTCTGGTACGATGGCTCAGAGCGTGAGCTGGCCCTGTGTGAGCGCATTTACGTCAGCAAGGCCTGCCTCTCCCTCGTCCTGGTGGCCGATGAGCCGGACGCCGCCCTCCTCTCCCGGGCGCTCTCCTGCGGTGTTTCCCGGGTTCTCTCGCCCGCCGAGGCGGAGGGAGAGCTGGCAAAGGTGGTGAGCCACGTCGTCAGCCGGGAGCGCAGCCGCTTGGCGGGCGTCGAGGACACGGGAGCACGGGCCTCCCGGGTCATCTCGGTGTTCGGCACCAAGGGCGGTACGGGCAAGACCATGTTATCGGTGAATCTTGCCGTCGCTCTGGCCCGCCTCGGCCAGCGGGTGGCTCTGGTTGATCTGGACCTCCAGTTCGGCGACGTGGGCATTCTTCTAGACATCGCCAAGTCCGACTCCATTGCCGACGTGGCGGAGGAAAGCGCCTTTGACTACTCCGCCCTTAAAAGCTACCTCTTCACGCACCGGAGCGGCCTGATGGGCCTGTGCGCCCCGCCCAGCCCCGAGTACGCAGAGGTGGTCACACCAGAGCACGTCAAAAAAACCGTGCGCAGCCTGCGCCCCAACTTCGACTTTGTGCTGCTGGACATGCCCCCCTCCTTTCACGACAACTCCATCGCGGGTCTGGAGGAGAGCGGCGAGATCTACTTCCTTCTCAATCCCGATATCTCCACCCTGCATAACGCCAGGGTGAGCTTGGGCGTGCTGGACTCTCTGGGCCTTAGTGACCGGGTAAAACTGGTGCTCAACAAAAACGGCGGCTCCTCCATCAAGAGCAACGACATTGGGCGTATTCTGGAACGGCCTCTGGAACTGATCATCCCCAACGATCAGGTATGCGCCCTCCGGGCGGTGAACAGCGGCGTACCCCTCGTTCTGGACAGCCGCCGCAACCAGATGGGTAAGATCATCACCGCATACGCCAGCAAACTGCTGGCAGGAGAGAACATTGCCAAGAAAGGCAGGCGTTAA
- a CDS encoding exported hypothetical protein (Evidence 5 : No homology to any previously reported sequences), which yields MKKIFLLALVFSLLTGGLFFSYLRSLDQGAEAEYESVVVAAVDMPPLTTITADMVSLTQVPLGGRHPAAAHSVEEVIGLVTDDHILTGEQMIPSKLKTPGNIEDGLTFAIEPGYRAVSILIAEDTGVAYYPKPGDYVDVLSVVSDPLPDPNSRDRTAAYLVVEDVRILAMGRASSEEGETPQTVTLMVKPEQAMSFALTSERFVLVLRGVGDHGTTDPKYAWNSTLLPEGAWRSVVTP from the coding sequence ATGAAAAAAATCTTTCTCTTGGCACTCGTTTTCTCGCTGTTGACCGGCGGCCTCTTTTTTTCTTATCTCCGCTCCCTGGATCAGGGGGCGGAGGCGGAATACGAGTCGGTGGTAGTGGCAGCGGTCGACATGCCCCCTCTCACCACCATAACCGCCGACATGGTGAGCCTGACACAGGTCCCACTGGGCGGCAGGCACCCCGCGGCGGCCCACAGCGTTGAAGAGGTAATCGGTCTGGTGACCGACGACCACATCCTGACCGGGGAACAGATGATCCCCTCCAAGCTCAAAACCCCGGGCAACATCGAGGACGGGCTCACCTTCGCCATCGAGCCGGGTTACCGGGCCGTGAGCATACTGATCGCGGAGGATACGGGGGTAGCCTACTACCCCAAGCCGGGCGACTATGTAGACGTACTCTCGGTCGTCAGCGACCCCCTTCCCGACCCGAACAGCCGTGACCGAACCGCCGCCTATCTGGTCGTCGAGGACGTGCGCATCTTGGCAATGGGGCGAGCCTCTTCCGAGGAGGGGGAAACTCCTCAGACGGTCACCCTCATGGTAAAGCCTGAGCAGGCCATGTCCTTTGCCCTGACCAGCGAGCGTTTCGTCCTCGTGCTGCGCGGCGTGGGCGACCACGGCACCACCGATCCGAAATACGCGTGGAACAGCACTTTGCTTCCCGAAGGCGCCTGGAGGAGTGTGGTCACGCCATGA
- a CDS encoding hypothetical protein (Evidence 5 : No homology to any previously reported sequences) yields MDRSDGQSPGGAAGGAGFARSRRESDPPARRAARDKIEAQSTREQADNAGASQRVQCAQIRGTQ; encoded by the coding sequence TTGGACCGGAGCGACGGGCAAAGCCCAGGGGGCGCCGCAGGCGGCGCCGGGTTTGCCCGGAGTCGCAGGGAAAGCGACCCGCCCGCGAGGCGTGCGGCGCGTGACAAAATAGAAGCGCAGAGCACCCGGGAGCAGGCGGATAACGCCGGAGCGTCACAAAGGGTGCAGTGCGCACAAATAAGAGGTACCCAATGA
- a CDS encoding conserved exported hypothetical protein (Evidence 4 : Homologs of previously reported genes of unknown function), with the protein MIVSLLRRLHHEESGAVLVLVAGFMTAALVLCALAVDLGCVYVRGGQVQTAADSAALSAGRLLPIADTYAAKRRVTDTAIQYLEKNGIGSADDYEFYFGEPVNGRLTTFGVKIKGSVPTTFAPVIGVYSLSYTKTAEVQTAVCVRLSDVVPLSVARDKLSACLAAGIREHITLKYGAKGDSTLPSGNFGAIDLDGVKGGGANDYRNWLANGYSGQLTTGILLPVESGNMAGPTSQAFTSRYNQCTHFPGQGGCTSEHYVASCPRVIKVPVVDYEGTKTVRVVGFAAFVLEGQPAGMTDAITGSYVDMVTLGSAGGDTSGDSENFGVYSLMLSK; encoded by the coding sequence ATGATAGTTTCTTTACTGCGCCGGCTTCACCATGAGGAAAGTGGCGCCGTTCTGGTGCTGGTGGCCGGATTTATGACCGCCGCTTTGGTTCTGTGTGCGCTCGCAGTAGATTTGGGCTGCGTCTATGTCCGGGGCGGCCAGGTGCAGACGGCGGCAGACTCTGCCGCGCTGTCCGCCGGGCGTCTGCTCCCCATCGCCGATACCTACGCCGCCAAGAGGCGCGTCACCGACACCGCAATCCAATATTTAGAAAAAAACGGCATCGGTTCTGCCGACGATTACGAGTTCTACTTTGGCGAACCGGTGAACGGACGCCTTACCACCTTTGGCGTGAAGATCAAAGGTTCGGTTCCCACCACCTTCGCCCCGGTCATCGGCGTGTACTCCCTCTCCTATACCAAAACCGCCGAGGTGCAGACCGCGGTATGCGTACGCCTCAGCGATGTTGTCCCCCTCAGTGTGGCGCGCGACAAGCTCTCGGCCTGCCTGGCCGCAGGCATCCGGGAGCACATCACCCTCAAGTACGGCGCCAAAGGGGATAGCACCCTCCCCAGCGGCAACTTCGGGGCCATCGACCTGGACGGCGTGAAGGGCGGCGGGGCAAACGACTATCGGAACTGGCTCGCCAACGGCTATTCCGGCCAGCTCACCACCGGGATCCTCCTCCCGGTAGAGTCGGGCAACATGGCGGGGCCCACGAGTCAGGCTTTCACGAGCCGCTATAACCAGTGCACTCACTTCCCCGGGCAGGGGGGCTGCACCTCGGAGCACTATGTGGCCTCCTGCCCCCGGGTCATCAAGGTACCGGTAGTGGACTACGAGGGCACAAAAACAGTCCGTGTCGTAGGCTTTGCCGCTTTTGTGCTGGAGGGCCAGCCCGCCGGCATGACGGACGCCATCACCGGCTCCTATGTGGACATGGTGACCCTCGGCTCTGCCGGAGGCGACACCTCCGGGGACTCCGAAAATTTTGGGGTGTACAGTCTGATGTTGAGCAAATAG
- a CDS encoding putative Flp pilus assembly protein TadG (Evidence 3 : Function proposed based on presence of conserved amino acid motif, structural feature or limited homology) — translation MKSLWKRLCALGRHEGGQGIVELALTLPLVLALLCGMLELGWICANKLQLDNICRESTRYGITYAASNAENQAMVKNRAVALATDNLKTGLTIDVTYSDASDYRAGDLTVTLSYNLPTLTPLLGIFSGNSIPLKSTCSMKMG, via the coding sequence GTGAAAAGCCTTTGGAAACGTCTGTGTGCACTTGGCCGCCATGAAGGTGGGCAGGGCATCGTAGAGCTGGCGCTGACCCTTCCTCTGGTGCTGGCCCTGCTCTGCGGGATGCTGGAGCTGGGCTGGATTTGCGCCAATAAGCTGCAGCTTGACAACATCTGTCGGGAGAGCACCCGCTATGGCATCACCTATGCCGCCAGCAACGCCGAAAACCAGGCTATGGTCAAGAACCGGGCGGTGGCGCTTGCCACCGACAATCTGAAAACCGGCCTTACCATCGACGTGACCTATTCCGACGCCTCCGACTACCGCGCGGGTGATCTGACCGTCACACTCAGCTATAATCTGCCCACCCTTACTCCCTTGCTGGGCATCTTCTCTGGGAATAGTATCCCGCTCAAATCCACCTGCAGCATGAAGATGGGGTGA
- a CDS encoding hypothetical protein (Evidence 5 : No homology to any previously reported sequences), with translation MKSLGENLCTLVSHESGQGLVEYSLIITLVAFVVIVALSKMGGIIDSMFGDIKNEMEKHVTPAAS, from the coding sequence GTGAAAAGCCTTGGGGAAAACCTGTGCACCCTTGTCAGCCATGAGAGTGGCCAGGGCCTGGTGGAGTATAGTCTCATCATCACCTTGGTGGCTTTTGTGGTGATCGTTGCCCTCAGCAAGATGGGCGGCATCATTGACAGTATGTTCGGTGATATCAAAAATGAGATGGAGAAGCATGTCACGCCCGCAGCATCCTAA
- a CDS encoding Flp/Fap pilin component has translation MKNLINLFKDESGQGMVEYGLIIAVVALVVVVALTAVGTNLSDKFDGIKNALTPSPKAAS, from the coding sequence ATGAAGAATCTGATCAATCTGTTCAAGGACGAGAGCGGCCAGGGCATGGTGGAGTACGGTCTCATTATCGCGGTTGTGGCTCTGGTGGTGGTTGTCGCCCTAACTGCCGTGGGTACGAACCTCAGCGATAAGTTTGACGGTATCAAAAATGCATTAACCCCCTCCCCCAAGGCCGCAAGCTAA
- a CDS encoding membrane hypothetical protein (Evidence 5 : No homology to any previously reported sequences), which translates to MLPIVITSLLPPVLGAAAESILNFLEERLAAARGLEVKPRSTTVRVFSALGCAAVFLMAFLTAANPGQLAFRLISLSLCWVATMFDLRYRIIPNELILILLATAAVSSLLGFTGADIISSLEGFLVCGVLFVVPFLFGKKVGGGDVKLAAAIGLCAGLQNALLCIVIMGMLILLYTFVQKSTFLSFLHQFIPMGPFVTAAYFLLLIR; encoded by the coding sequence ATGCTGCCGATCGTCATCACCTCCCTGCTCCCGCCCGTGCTGGGCGCGGCAGCCGAGAGCATTTTAAACTTCCTGGAGGAGCGTCTGGCAGCGGCCAGGGGCCTGGAGGTCAAACCGAGAAGCACCACTGTCCGCGTGTTCTCCGCGCTGGGCTGCGCCGCCGTTTTTCTGATGGCCTTCCTCACCGCCGCCAACCCGGGTCAGCTCGCCTTTCGGCTTATTTCCCTCTCCTTGTGCTGGGTCGCCACCATGTTCGACCTGCGCTACCGCATTATCCCCAACGAGCTCATCCTCATCCTGCTGGCAACAGCTGCTGTCTCTTCCCTGCTGGGCTTCACCGGGGCGGATATTATAAGCTCCCTGGAGGGCTTTTTGGTGTGCGGTGTCCTCTTTGTAGTCCCCTTTCTCTTCGGCAAAAAGGTGGGCGGCGGCGACGTCAAGCTGGCGGCGGCCATCGGCCTGTGCGCCGGGCTCCAGAACGCCCTGCTCTGCATCGTCATCATGGGCATGCTTATTTTGCTCTACACCTTCGTACAAAAGAGCACCTTCCTCTCCTTTCTGCACCAGTTTATTCCCATGGGTCCGTTTGTAACAGCGGCGTATTTTCTGCTGCTGATACGATAA
- a CDS encoding hypothetical protein (Evidence 5 : No homology to any previously reported sequences), whose translation MNAADKYKYWAMLSQYDIDTARVLIDGERWVYVAYMCQQALERQLKGMYVYHVGKEAPKAHNLGFLFEKICAEPQFQSGVSPSLLEANKDSCEDFLTEVMFFYMSDYPFSYKKITSRFIDGALARDLFQRTLAQLEWLRSLQPMPETVDIEELTQR comes from the coding sequence ATGAACGCTGCCGATAAGTACAAATACTGGGCGATGCTCTCCCAGTACGACATCGACACCGCCCGCGTCCTCATTGACGGCGAGCGCTGGGTCTATGTGGCCTACATGTGCCAGCAAGCCCTGGAGCGCCAGCTCAAGGGCATGTACGTTTACCATGTGGGAAAAGAGGCGCCCAAGGCGCACAACCTGGGCTTCCTCTTTGAAAAGATCTGTGCTGAGCCTCAGTTTCAGAGCGGCGTCTCCCCCTCCCTTCTGGAGGCGAACAAGGATTCCTGCGAAGATTTCCTCACCGAGGTCATGTTTTTCTACATGTCCGACTACCCGTTCTCCTACAAGAAGATCACCAGCCGCTTTATCGATGGCGCCCTGGCCCGGGACCTCTTCCAGCGCACCCTGGCCCAGCTCGAATGGCTCCGCTCCCTCCAGCCCATGCCGGAGACCGTAGACATTGAGGAATTAACCCAGCGCTGA
- a CDS encoding putative Metal dependent phosphohydrolase (Evidence 3 : Function proposed based on presence of conserved amino acid motif, structural feature or limited homology), producing MEGLFINGDGSQLSLGLEQAHLTLLAKRQDMEVMVQMLYAHATVWIVPAEDEDTMEFFYVLSGHVDLMLESTPITIPVGGCFHVDGLKREVYLQTDEDTKLLYVTNKPLFDNVFGYQGNLNELMTKVDEKDNYTYSHSHNVMEYSVMLMRRLFPDQQRMDDLINAALFHDVGKCYVPDEILKKPDRLTPGEFRVIMKHPLDSARLLTPRFGKRVAEIARSHHERLDGSGYPFGLSGNDISLEGRIIAIADSFDAMTTKRVYTAAPRSFSDAAEEIYSLPKLYDQKIAALLRALVSSGELAPKEDHI from the coding sequence ATGGAAGGACTTTTCATCAACGGAGACGGCTCCCAACTCAGTCTGGGACTGGAACAGGCACACCTGACCCTTCTGGCCAAGCGCCAGGATATGGAGGTCATGGTGCAGATGCTCTATGCCCACGCGACGGTTTGGATCGTCCCCGCTGAGGACGAGGACACCATGGAGTTCTTTTACGTGCTCTCCGGTCACGTAGACCTGATGCTGGAGTCCACGCCCATCACCATCCCCGTCGGCGGCTGTTTCCACGTGGACGGCCTGAAGCGGGAGGTCTACCTCCAGACAGATGAGGACACGAAGCTCCTCTACGTCACCAATAAGCCGCTTTTTGACAATGTATTCGGCTATCAGGGCAACCTGAACGAGCTGATGACCAAGGTGGACGAGAAAGACAACTACACCTACAGCCATAGCCACAACGTCATGGAGTATTCGGTCATGCTCATGCGCCGCCTCTTCCCCGACCAGCAGCGGATGGACGACCTGATCAACGCGGCCCTGTTCCACGACGTAGGGAAATGCTACGTTCCGGACGAGATTTTAAAGAAACCGGACCGCCTGACCCCGGGCGAGTTCCGCGTGATCATGAAACACCCGCTGGACTCTGCCCGGCTCCTCACCCCCAGGTTTGGAAAGCGGGTGGCTGAGATCGCCCGCAGCCACCACGAGCGGCTGGACGGCAGCGGCTACCCCTTCGGCCTCTCTGGGAACGACATCTCCCTGGAGGGCCGTATCATCGCAATTGCGGACTCCTTTGACGCCATGACCACCAAGCGGGTATACACTGCCGCGCCGCGCAGTTTCTCGGACGCGGCGGAGGAGATTTACTCCCTGCCCAAGCTATACGATCAGAAGATCGCCGCCCTTCTGCGCGCCCTGGTTTCCTCGGGCGAACTGGCTCCTAAGGAGGATCACATATGA
- a CDS encoding hypothetical protein (Evidence 5 : No homology to any previously reported sequences): MSAFSVPAPVAALLHRLRGTLLAFPWVDRVVLYGSFAKGNWREDSDIDLAVFLSCGTPCGLEQYVTLSRLCRSADYDVEIQVFSADELEQPCGIVEEVVAYGVDLAGLDLL, from the coding sequence GTGTCGGCGTTTTCTGTTCCCGCCCCGGTTGCCGCGCTGCTGCACAGACTGAGAGGCACGCTCCTCGCCTTTCCCTGGGTAGATCGGGTCGTCCTGTACGGCTCCTTCGCCAAGGGGAACTGGAGAGAGGACAGCGACATCGATCTGGCTGTGTTCCTGAGCTGCGGCACGCCCTGCGGTCTTGAGCAGTATGTCACCCTCTCCCGTCTGTGCCGTTCTGCCGATTATGATGTCGAAATTCAGGTTTTTTCGGCGGACGAGCTGGAGCAGCCCTGCGGTATTGTGGAGGAGGTTGTGGCTTACGGTGTGGACCTCGCCGGTCTGGACCTTTTATAA
- a CDS encoding exported hypothetical protein (Evidence 5 : No homology to any previously reported sequences) → MKKMKIAALFLSLTLTLAAASPAMAACNPSVSRQVYGQIQVTCSREEIVSAAKDAKNLAKAERIVAQANEKIEDLVAHAQSTKKDDVAKLLDQVDKLVEKTRKQVAKLGYEVECTYTEYVVDGQTILIDPLRVIQPR, encoded by the coding sequence ATGAAAAAGATGAAAATCGCTGCGCTCTTCCTGTCCCTGACGCTCACCCTCGCTGCTGCCTCGCCTGCCATGGCCGCATGCAACCCCTCAGTTTCCAGGCAAGTCTACGGCCAGATCCAGGTCACCTGCAGCCGCGAGGAGATCGTTTCCGCGGCCAAGGACGCGAAGAATCTCGCCAAGGCTGAGCGCATCGTCGCCCAGGCCAATGAGAAGATCGAGGATCTGGTGGCCCACGCCCAGAGCACCAAGAAGGACGATGTGGCCAAGCTCCTCGACCAGGTGGACAAGCTGGTGGAAAAGACTAGAAAGCAGGTTGCCAAGCTGGGCTATGAGGTAGAGTGCACCTACACCGAATATGTGGTGGACGGCCAGACCATTCTCATCGACCCCCTCCGGGTCATCCAGCCCCGCTGA
- a CDS encoding putative Extracellular solute-binding protein family 5 (Evidence 3 : Function proposed based on presence of conserved amino acid motif, structural feature or limited homology), with amino-acid sequence MRKRTGTILLSALLCLALLSGCSPKGQVPAAAVLRSAAPGGAPADTVRVGVAELSGIYDPFWYSTVEESRVQELLFDYLIGFDAEGQPVPEMADWTVSEDGLVYTFTLKEGLKYSDGSPVVSSDFAFALEVYDDPSYDGYSDYSTVGIRGYDDYRNGEAETISGVTTPDERTLVITLEKPSLNAIYSMDLPAVSRTYYGADYVKGDLDGVREKAKLPLGSGQYVYESAVEGQSLTLKANPLHYRGEPGIGTCIFTVTPAGMELERLILGETDLECSYPEPDYLSRAAEYDFIQSYLYPSAFFSYLGLNDSLPMFSDALTRQALACAIDRAGVTAMTYGENAWLLTAPVSHDSWANKTEGLDLYDYDLERAAALLSQAGWKKNGAGLLERDGKPFAIQYTIDAGNTFSEAMAVAMADSLSRLGITFTTETVEFNAMYDKIMNGDIEMWFGTVGLLPDPGVTSLYHTDGFQNFGQYSDAESDALMEAVDSASDTGEREALYGELWQRLNREVPAIWCYQRNEFWVANRALVGLKCDSYNEFFHNFYQVSIKE; translated from the coding sequence ATGAGAAAGCGGACTGGAACGATATTGCTGTCTGCGTTGCTGTGCCTTGCGCTGCTGAGCGGCTGCTCGCCCAAGGGACAGGTACCCGCGGCCGCAGTGCTGCGGTCCGCCGCGCCCGGCGGAGCGCCGGCGGACACGGTGCGCGTGGGCGTCGCGGAGCTGAGCGGCATCTACGATCCCTTCTGGTACTCCACGGTGGAAGAAAGCCGCGTCCAGGAACTGCTTTTCGATTACCTCATCGGGTTTGACGCAGAGGGGCAGCCGGTGCCCGAGATGGCCGACTGGACGGTGTCGGAGGATGGACTGGTGTACACGTTCACCTTAAAGGAGGGGCTGAAGTACTCCGACGGAAGCCCCGTCGTCTCCTCCGACTTCGCCTTCGCACTGGAGGTCTACGACGATCCCAGCTACGACGGTTACTCCGACTACTCCACGGTGGGCATACGTGGCTACGACGACTACCGAAACGGCGAGGCCGAGACCATCTCCGGCGTGACCACCCCGGACGAGCGCACTTTGGTCATCACACTCGAGAAACCCAGCCTGAACGCCATCTACTCCATGGATCTGCCCGCCGTGAGCCGGACCTATTACGGCGCGGACTATGTCAAGGGCGATCTGGACGGCGTGCGGGAGAAAGCAAAGCTACCCCTGGGTAGCGGGCAATATGTCTATGAAAGCGCTGTGGAGGGCCAAAGCCTCACCCTCAAGGCAAATCCCCTCCACTATCGGGGCGAGCCCGGGATCGGCACCTGCATCTTTACCGTCACCCCCGCGGGGATGGAGCTGGAGCGGCTCATCCTGGGAGAGACAGATCTGGAGTGCTCCTACCCCGAGCCCGACTACTTGAGCCGGGCCGCCGAGTATGACTTCATCCAGAGCTACCTCTATCCCTCGGCCTTCTTCAGCTATCTGGGCCTCAACGACTCACTGCCCATGTTTTCCGACGCCCTCACCCGGCAGGCTCTGGCCTGTGCCATAGACCGCGCTGGCGTAACCGCCATGACATATGGGGAAAATGCCTGGCTCTTGACGGCTCCCGTCTCACATGATTCCTGGGCCAACAAGACCGAGGGCCTGGACCTCTACGACTACGACCTGGAGCGGGCCGCGGCCCTCCTCAGCCAGGCGGGATGGAAAAAGAACGGCGCGGGGCTCCTGGAGCGGGATGGGAAGCCTTTCGCTATCCAATACACCATTGACGCGGGCAATACCTTCAGTGAGGCCATGGCGGTAGCCATGGCCGACAGTCTGAGCCGGCTTGGCATCACCTTCACCACCGAGACGGTGGAGTTCAACGCCATGTACGATAAGATCATGAACGGCGATATAGAGATGTGGTTTGGCACCGTGGGTCTTTTGCCGGACCCGGGGGTCACCTCCCTCTACCACACCGACGGGTTCCAGAACTTCGGCCAATACTCCGACGCAGAGAGCGACGCCCTGATGGAGGCGGTGGACTCTGCCTCCGACACCGGGGAGCGTGAGGCGCTGTATGGTGAGCTCTGGCAGAGGCTCAACCGCGAAGTACCCGCCATCTGGTGTTATCAACGCAATGAGTTCTGGGTGGCCAATCGCGCTCTGGTGGGCTTGAAGTGCGATAGCTACAACGAATTCTTCCACAATTTCTATCAGGTTTCCATCAAGGAATAG